One segment of Panicum virgatum strain AP13 chromosome 1K, P.virgatum_v5, whole genome shotgun sequence DNA contains the following:
- the LOC120657690 gene encoding probable calcium-binding protein CML20, with translation MGLVVSATASCSDLFGRRRSTPPPPPIPARAASAEQPNDGTSTPEPELVRVFRRFDADGDGRISADEMRESCGCTAAEAEEMVAAADRDGDGFISLEELVALFQDGDRSDALRAAFAEYDEDGDGVITAVELRRALRRLGLCGEEMTGERCAEIVAAVDRNGDGVISFDEFKAIRAVPANSGALCETMDWGLVA, from the coding sequence ATGGGTCTCGTCgtctccgccaccgcctcctgcaGCGACCTCTTCGGCCGACGCCGCTccacgcctccgcctccgcctatCCCGGCCCGTGCGGCTAGCGCCGAGCAACCCAACGACGGCACCAgcacgccggagccggagcttgTCCGCGTGTTCCGCCGCTTCGACGCGGACGGCGACGGCCGCATCTCGGCGGACGAGATGCGCGAGTCCTGCGGCTGCAcggccgccgaggccgaggagATGGTCGCGGCCGCGGACCGCGACGGGGACGGCTTCATCAGCCTCGAGGAGCTCGTGGCGCTGTTCCAGGACGGGGACCGGTCCGACGCGCTGCGCGCCGCGTTCGCCGAGTACGacgaggacggcgacggcgtgatCACGGCCGTGGAGCTGCGCCGCGCCCTGCGGAGGCTGGGCCTCTGCGGGGAGGAGATGACGGGCGAGCGGTGCGCGGAGATCGTGGCGGCCGTGGACCGCAACGGCGACGGGGTCATCTCTTTCGACGAGTTCAAGGCCAtcagggccgtaccggcaaattcgggggccctgtgcgaaacAATGGATTGGGGCCTGGTGGCCTAG